A window of Quercus robur chromosome 12, dhQueRobu3.1, whole genome shotgun sequence genomic DNA:
GTTCATGGCTGTATACACGGCTGTGAAGCTCCAACATTTCTTGATGGTTTGGATCAACAGAAAGAGCTGCTCGACAGTCACGTAGTGCACCTAAGACATTGCCAACGTGCTCATGGAACGCAGCCCGCAGATGTAGAAGGTGAACGTCTGCTTTGAATGAAATTGCTCTTGATAGTTCAGCAATGGCTTCATTTTCTTTGTGGCTGTCCATTAATACtgctccaaccaaacacaatatGAACTTAATAACAGTAGTAGCTACAGAATCCCAACAGCCAAAAATCAAAAAGACTACAATAGCAGCACCTAATCACTTTACTCTGCACTCATTTTTTTCACAACCTGCTGAGATGGCAAGTCGTGAGTGGTAGACAATTTTCATATGGACCCACTACTGACCCCAATTTTATTTTCCACCATTCATATTTTGCCACTTTAgcaaagttgtgaaaaaattatgTCACAAGACTTATTCAAAGGCTTATTAGTTTGAATGGACAGTAAAgttgaacacaaaatatctgTGTACAATTTCACAGTTCTAgatggagaaagaaagaaaaagagttgaCCACCTCAAATTTCATTATGCCACTAAAGATGGTGCATTATGAAGACTAAATCCCGGAAagacttaaaacttaaaagtacaCTACCAGATATAACATCCGCATAATTCAGGTTATACAAAAAACGTGCAAAAGAAATTCTGCTTTAActgtgttcattttttgtatcaAGTGAGGAAATTTcttcacataaattatacacCAGCAACAATAATCGTGGTTTTGTTGTTGAGGACTTTGTGGTCATCATTTATTTCAATTGTTTGAGATCTTTACATTACAGATTTTTCAGGCACCACTAAAGTCATGCAGTTATAAGAAAAGGGATGGGGGGTGGGGGATCTAACCTGCAGCTCGATATCTGTAAGGGTACACCCGGAGGGGATCTAATTGGGTGACCATCTCCAGATCCGCCTTTGTAAAATCACGATCACAGTACTCAGACCTCTTCTCATAGGCAGATGCATTGTTCCGAGCCTTCTCAATCAGTTTGGTCATTTCATCATATGCAGCAGACTTATCATTTCTGAGAAAATGAACACGAGCTAGGCCCTGGTGGGCTCGTGTGTGCCGGATGTTAAGGGCATTAATGTAACAATTAGCTGCTAAGTCTAACTTCCCACAGTCTACATAAACGCTTCCAAGATTGTTCAGTGCCTGGCAAATGGAAATATTAGGACTCAAATAACGATCACAGAATTCATGAAAATCTATAAATCCAAATCATTATTACAGGTTGGCAACATGATGGACTAATTAGCTTTCTACATTTTAACTTCCATTTACAACAAATATGCTACCTTCTGGTCAATCATCAAGTCTCTCTGAAGCCTGAAGGCTAAAACCTTCTTGCAATCCTTAATATCGTGGGACCCCAACTATCACTACTCAACACTTGCTAAAGCTTGAATTTTCATATAGTCAGGTGGcccaatttgaaaattttcatatccACTACTAATAAAAGggcttcaaaaagaaagaaaaaggagagaatTCATCATTGGACATCCTTTACTAGAAAGGGAAAATAGTCGAGATATGGTCTATCAACCAAGATAAAATCACTCAGCAATGAGGTGCGCTGATTAATTGTATCAATAAGAGAACCTCTTGAACTAAAACTCCACATTGTCTCCAAGTTACAGAAAGTATTACCTTCCAAAGTGCAATCCAATGTCAGTCAGCAGTCCGTTGTGCGAATTTATCGAAACAACAAAAGACTCAGCTGCCCAATGGACCTCATGGGTCCAGAGGGACAATGCCCGGAAActtttaaataatttcaaatgctAAATTTTGAAGTATTAGTCAGTATGGTAATAGATATTGAACTCCTGTACTTCATATGTTTTTCTGAATTTAGAAAGACCTAGAATTTAATATAAGTCATAATTGTAGGAAGAATTAGTTCATAAGTGGAGACTTATATTGCCCAAGAAAAGGTGTTGTTGCAGGAAGACAGGGTTGATTGTTATACAGAATAGTATTATATTTAGTGACTAGGTTATGCCTTTCACGACTTCTTTTGGTCCTCTCTCCAGAATTTTCCACAAGCGCCAGccaaatatgaacaaaatcatACTATATGCCAAAAACATCCACAGTTAACCTTCTAAGtttttacttattttctttttcactggGCAGTTCTTTGCCCTCCACCTAAGCTGCGCAGGAAAGGCCCAAAGCCAATCCCAGGGAACACCATAAAtgacatgaaaaaataaatgcacatcTGCCCAATAAACATAGTGCAGAGAAGATGACCTGACAAGTGCAACGAAATTTAATCACCCCTTGATTGCAACAAGTGCTCGTCTTTTATTCTATCCCACAGTTGTTTCTCCAACaagaaaaacatcatcaaaacTAAAATCATGTTATCATTCTAGAAAAAACCTTCACTCCCTGTGTGCTAGGGTGTTTCCTTTTTGGTATCAATATATCttatcacttatcaaaaaaaggatAATGAAGGCATAACCATGACTTGGATAAAGCatgaattttattgaaaatcacagtattttttattaagtcAAGAAATACAAACAGCCAAGTGCACAGGAAAGTAATAGAAACATAAACTGACAAAATTTAAGAGTATAGTTTTTGTAGTATTAAGTATTGACTACTTCATTGAGAGCCTATATACTACCGCTACAcacttttttcaaaatgaaataatcatacattaattttttaaaagaaccaTGATACCAAACATGCCTTTGTTTGCAAGTGCATGATAAGAAAGTTTTCCATGAAAATGCCCAGAGATAGACAAACATACCTGACCTTTACGAAGCCTGTCTGACGGACACTTCAATGCATCTTCAAGAAGTGAAACAACAGTTGAAGAACAAGATGGATCTTGGCTAGAGTCAGCCAATGCATAGGCTTTCAGGAAGAAGGCCTCAAAGGACCTCTTGATTTTGATAGACTCTTCTGCTTTCTGGAGCCCTTCCTCACAATGACCAGTATCATATAAGATCCATCCCTCATAGACCAGCCGTTCATGTTCAGTGGATGCATGTTGGCGAGCTAATTGTAAACTCCGCATGGCTGCCTCAGCACAGTTCAACCTGATCAAGTGAAGGTTTAAGGGTTCTAGTCACCCCaatgtaaaaagaaatattttacaACCTAAAATATCACATAGGTAGAAGAGGAGAAATGGAGCCAAATTCAGGATTTACAGGACCTGAAGTAATTCCCACGGCATGAATAGATTCACAAATATACtaaattgcaaagaaaaaaaaaggtttaaaaagaCTTGATGAGATAGGAGAGTTTCCAGTCCTTTTAAACTCCAGGGGTCATTTTATTACAGTGCCCAAACAGATCAGAAAGCAGGACATACCTCAAAAGAAGCAAAGACTGTCTGAAGTATAAAATCCCTTTTGCTGCATCAGATTCAAGCATCTGGTAGATAACAGACAGAGACCCAATATCATCAACTGAAGACCACCGCTCATACAATTGCATCCAACAATCTGCTGTAGTCCAATTATCTACATGCTCATGCACAAGAGTACGGAGCTGGGATGCTGCCACCCGTCCCTCAAACATCCTATAATCAGGGGAAAGTGTGAGAATAGCCTGAACATCACAAAGGGCTGACTGATAATTCTCAAGTGTCAGAAAGAAGCAAAACCGAAGCTCCAAGCATTCTAATGCAAGTTTAAACCCAAGAACCCGATTAATTTCTTTAAGCGCATCTGTAGCATTCTGTTTCCTCATTGATGAAGCAGCCCGATACATGTAGGGATAAGTAAGAGTTGGGTCCAACTCAGTTGCTTTCTCAAGGTCCTCCTTCCTCTTATCACCTTCACAGTATAATGATCTCTCCTGGTGCATCCAACCAAGTGGGGTAACAGTGGAAATTACAGAGCTGAGCTTCTCATAAGCCCAAAGTTTATGACCCTTGATGTAACCAACTCTAGCCAAACCTGCAACAGAATAAATATGGCCAGCGTTCAAAGCTTCCTCAAAAAGATGTTCGGCTTCATCGTACTCTTTCCTCATCAACCTCACACATCCCAATTGATGAAGCCCCAATAGTCTCTGCCGGTCTGTTTCAGCAAACTCAATCAGCTTTTCTAGGAAACAAGCTGTTTTACCAGACCTAGGATCAAGGTTCATGGCAACTTCACTTAATAAACAGTATAGGGAAAATGAGGCTGGCCCAACCATGATTGATCTTTGTTGTCTATTAGCATTAATAAATATTTCCACCACCCGATCATCATTCAAACAATCAGGTAGATCAcgtaaaaaaatttgcaaacatGCGGCTGCTAAAATTGGAGTATTCTCTTCAAGAGCATATTCCATGAGTTCCACTGCATCTTCTCTAGAGCAAACCAGAGATGTGAGTTTCCTATCACAAGCATCTTTGAGCCTTTCACAACAAAACTTGtttgcaaaaaataatatttccagCAAGAGATTTGGGGGGACTTCACTTAAACTGCCTGTCATACTAAATTCCTTAACTGCCCTCATACCTGATGGCGAGATATTGTTTTCAGACAAATCAATGTCCTCACAAAGTGATTCTGTGAAACACCCATTTAGCATAGCATTAAATGGGGCTGAAAGGCTAGAGATTTTCTGCCTATCACAAACTATTTTCTCATCTCCAATTCTAAAACTAACATTCCTCGAAACTTGGTTCCCATTCATCGAAACACACTCATGGGaattaacatttaaattaagGGGAAGCTGAGATGCTACATCAATAGGCCCAAACTCTTGTGCACATTTCACACAAGTGCCAAGCAAGTCAGCAATAAGATCTTCCCCTTGCTTCTCATACTTCAACCATGCCCCAAATACAAGCTTCTCATGAACAGTGCTAGCCTTCTGCCAAGCTGCGCGGAGGCTTCTCCGCATCAATTTGACCTCTCCAAGGCCTCTAAACACCTGAAATTGTAATAAACAGAGGTTTGACCTCTCTTGCGGAGGACATGATTCGAGTTCTTCATGAATTTGAGCTAAAACTTCTACATAATCAACAGGTTTAAAGAATGGGAGTATCTGTGGCTCAGGGACCTTGATAAAAGATTCTCTACACCAATTTAAACCCCCCAAGAAACAACAAGACAACACCAAAACTACTTTAATTCACTgaattggaaaataaattaagcTGCTGTAACTGAATAATTTGAGTAGAAAAAACTTACatggatgaagaagaagaagaagaagaagaagaaggatgcAATGAAAGTTTGGAAAGTTTCCCTCTTTCAACTTGGAGCCAAGACTGTGGATTGAGAGCATTGAGCTGTGTTTCTTTACAAGACTCAGAGGGAAAGAAAGTCCTCATCGGGCATAAGAGATGAAACAAGTCCCAGATCTCCACAATAGCAAGATGGGTTTCTCTCTCCAAAACAACTCAAACACAATGAAAGTATGGGGGAAAAACAACTCCTTTTAATCACAAATCACTACCCTTAGCTGAGACAAATTCTAACCCCACCCCAGCAGACATCAAAGAAGAAcctaaaagttaaaatttaaaaatacaaagctacaaataaacaaaatagtcaCAATAATATGTGGGCTTCTTTCAAAGAGTAGATACACTCCAAttcaaaaaagggaaaaaaaaagataacagtGGGTTCCTTTTCGCTcaccaaaagaacaaaaatcaatctttgttttttactttagcAATCACAATCATACAACAAAAATTATGCTGATTCTGTTATAAACAAATGACAACCAGAACCCATTATTATTTTGCATCTAATTTACAATAGAATAAAATATCATTGGTCTCTTCAGCatataaaatcataaaaacCAGAAAAGACCAAACACCCACTAATGTTTACGTAAGATCTCTACCTGAAAAATGACCAAACCAACATTTAAGCCCACCCAAACCCCCCATAAAGAGccaaacaaagcaa
This region includes:
- the LOC126707964 gene encoding ETO1-like protein 1; translated protein: MRTFFPSESCKETQLNALNPQSWLQVERGKLSKLSLHPSSSSSSSSSSIESFIKVPEPQILPFFKPVDYVEVLAQIHEELESCPPQERSNLCLLQFQVFRGLGEVKLMRRSLRAAWQKASTVHEKLVFGAWLKYEKQGEDLIADLLGTCVKCAQEFGPIDVASQLPLNLNVNSHECVSMNGNQVSRNVSFRIGDEKIVCDRQKISSLSAPFNAMLNGCFTESLCEDIDLSENNISPSGMRAVKEFSMTGSLSEVPPNLLLEILFFANKFCCERLKDACDRKLTSLVCSREDAVELMEYALEENTPILAAACLQIFLRDLPDCLNDDRVVEIFINANRQQRSIMVGPASFSLYCLLSEVAMNLDPRSGKTACFLEKLIEFAETDRQRLLGLHQLGCVRLMRKEYDEAEHLFEEALNAGHIYSVAGLARVGYIKGHKLWAYEKLSSVISTVTPLGWMHQERSLYCEGDKRKEDLEKATELDPTLTYPYMYRAASSMRKQNATDALKEINRVLGFKLALECLELRFCFFLTLENYQSALCDVQAILTLSPDYRMFEGRVAASQLRTLVHEHVDNWTTADCWMQLYERWSSVDDIGSLSVIYQMLESDAAKGILYFRQSLLLLRLNCAEAAMRSLQLARQHASTEHERLVYEGWILYDTGHCEEGLQKAEESIKIKRSFEAFFLKAYALADSSQDPSCSSTVVSLLEDALKCPSDRLRKGQALNNLGSVYVDCGKLDLAANCYINALNIRHTRAHQGLARVHFLRNDKSAAYDEMTKLIEKARNNASAYEKRSEYCDRDFTKADLEMVTQLDPLRVYPYRYRAAVLMDSHKENEAIAELSRAISFKADVHLLHLRAAFHEHVGNVLGALRDCRAALSVDPNHQEMLELHSRVYSHEP